DNA from Ictalurus punctatus breed USDA103 chromosome 20, Coco_2.0, whole genome shotgun sequence:
aataaataaaggttgtGGAGATTTTGCAAAGTAGTAGTGCGGAGTTTTACACAGtccatgttaaataaataataaaacagttgGGATTGAGATTTTaaaaggtgatgatgatgatgattgtagTGGAAGTGCAGAATCATTTCTGATACTCCCCTGCGCAGATGTATCCGAGCGCTCGGTTGATGGTGATGGTGCGCACTTGGAAGCCCTTCAGCTGTTTGCACAGGTCCTTACGGTCTTCGAAGGAGTTAGTGGACTTCCACTTCTAAGATTTACAAAGTGGAATGAATTAGTTAAAGATTTAAAAGATTTGAAAAAGTTAAAGattatgtgtaatgtgtaaatgataaagaagtgagaaaaaaaaaaacttacatcaTTTGAAGACTCTGGATTGGGCAGCAGTTTGCAGCTCTGGTGTGGAAAAACATTATAGATGACTAAAAaactatagatagatagattgatagccTTGAATAAGTATTTACCCCTTAAACTTTTCCAGATTTTGTTCTTGTAAAACCTTCTCTGTGATCTCTAACAAactctttccatccatccatccatcctttttgtgtaccgcttatcctacacagggtcatgggggagcctggagcctatcccagggaactctgggtacAAGATGGGGGACCCCATGGGCCAGACGCcgacccattgcagggcacaatcgcacacacattcacacattacggacgatttggaaatgccaatcggtctgcaatgcatgtctttggactgtgggaggaaaatgGACtagctggaggaaacccccgaagcacagggagaacatgcacatatgcagggcagaggcaggattcgaacaaCCAACCCTAGGCCTATAATCCTAATTATATCCaattcagttccaggttgtaacactacaaaatgtggaaaagctcaAGGAGCGTGAATATTTATACAAAGCACTTTCGATAGATAGACGCCTGTTTCAACATCCAACAGTACTTGAATTATTAAGATGCTAAATTAGCCATCAGCTTGCAACGTTATAATAATTCACATAACTTCATTTGTATGTATTTAACCAAAATCCAACCGTAGTTCccttatttgtttaaatgtgtaTCAATTTTTTTGGCTCAGTAAATGGCAAATAtcaaaacaaattaataaatcatttctAGCGTCCTCTTGTATATTTCACTTGAATTGCAAACTGCTAAAACTTTGATAAGCTTTTATCATATAATAAGCATATAGATCATGATTCCTCAAAGGTCTTATTGTGTAAGCGATGATCTGCACACTTGTCTTACCTCCCTAAGATTATGTATCGATTCTGTAATGGACTTGAGCTCCTTCACAGACTCCGAGTTCGCCTTCTCATCCAGAGTATTCATATATTCGGCGAGCATGGATCCATGATAGTCCAGATCATTAGCGATGTTTTGCAAGCATTGAGTCTGAAAACAGACAAGAGAGTGAGATGACATCTATAAACTGCCTAGATATTcacatttaaattgatttatttttgtcagaGATGATTTTCAGATGCAGCAAACAATTTAGATGAATCTAAGAAAAATCTGCAATTTGCAATggaatcaattttttttttttatcctaccatgaagaaaagaaataatattaGTATTATGCATGCTCTCGGTTTGACTCTTACCTCATCGAATGGAGAAGATGTTTGATCAGAGCATTTCATGTCCTGTAAGACGCACATGTACACACTGGGATTAatcaaactaaaataaaaacattaaagaagcATAACattgcagaagaagaagaagaaggaaaacacaagaagaagaagaagcaaactTAAAATCAGATCACTTAAACCTGTACTTATCAGGCTGTCTACAGGTGTTCCTACCTGACTGGGCTGACACACACTcgctgtctgtgtgtttgggttcaccACCACTTCCAGGTCCGTGCAATTAAATCCATGAAACAGTATATTGGATCTCATCTTTTCTGGCTGTGTCAGATTACACAAAATTATATTAACAACCAGCATGAATTTGTTTTAACCTTAAAACATAGTACtttactttattactttatactttgactacttaaaggaaaaatccactcTGAATGACATGCAGTGAGATTCAGCCCTCGCTTCATCTCTACATAcagagagcgatgcagcagcgctttagtccatGCCATTGTGCTCGTCATCTGATAAACTGCTGATAAGCCAAGCTGTCTCTCCCGTGATGTCTTCAAGCTGCACTTGTCTCCACTacttgtacattttattttaatgacattGAAACTTGCTAGAAAATGGAGACTGAGAATTTTGGAATTTTATTATAGGAGCTAAGAGCAAAACTTGACCCATATCCCTTATGTTTGGgatcctttcttcttttttctcctattaaacaccATTCTAAAGTCTATCTTCCAGGAACTTCCAGGAACGAACAGAATTAATGAGCACATcccaaatattttattatgaaCATATGTGTTTCAGGGTAGcgctttcatttcatttatgtatttatcacagttacattacatttctgaaaaaaataaataaataaacatgcctTTAAAGCAGTATCACAGaataggttttttttggttcctTATAGAACTTTGTGATTGACTTTAATAATCCCCCCCACAGATTTgtcaaaaataatttttggGGTCTGTTGTGGTGTATATTGTTAATTCAGTTCACTgtgcaacaaaaacaaattggtTAAAAGGCTACAATGTAAAAATTTCAGAGTATTTTGGTAGCTCTTTAGTCTACAAAAGTCGTATCTAGTGCATGGTTCCTCAGTCCTTCGCCGACAAGAAAACCCTCCACTTGCGTTCACCTGCCGTTAATATGACAGGGTTTATATGCGTCACGTGACGTACCAATACAAGTCACGTGACGCATATAAACCCTGTCATATTAACGGCAGGTGAAATCAAGCTGAATGACCTACTGTGATTGGCCAATGGCTCTAATTAGCATATAGCGCGTGAGAGACGCGCATCTAACGCACTTCCCAAATCATTCCAAACAGTAGCCTACTCTTACCTACTGTATGTGAGGCAGCAACTGGTGTggcgtatttatttattattttttgtgataCACTATTTAGTGTGCTAGTGCGCAATTTGGGACGTTCACCACAGCTGTTTTAATGAGCGCGAGCATGAACTTTACACTCAAAACAAGAAGAAACGTAGCGTTagcgtttcttttttcttcctttctttctg
Protein-coding regions in this window:
- the il12a gene encoding interleukin-12 subunit alpha, whose protein sequence is MLVVNIILCNLTQPEKMRSNILFHGFNCTDLEVVVNPNTQTASVCQPSQDMKCSDQTSSPFDETQCLQNIANDLDYHGSMLAEYMNTLDEKANSESVKELKSITESIHNLRESCKLLPNPESSNDKWKSTNSFEDRKDLCKQLKGFQVRTITINRALGYICAGEYQK